A region of Dermochelys coriacea isolate rDerCor1 chromosome 1, rDerCor1.pri.v4, whole genome shotgun sequence DNA encodes the following proteins:
- the LOC119843612 gene encoding ubiquilin-1-like, which yields MSENRRAPGANQAAITAESGGILKVTVKTLKQKEQFEVAESSTIRAFKEEVAKRFKTPSDLLVLIFAGKILKDQDTLIQHGVRSGFSIHLVIRSQKRPQDHPTEPTNTATPPMPSTNSSASNLLACGQCPALQHLGLSYSNVSELQGRLEELVASSQESVAQIMEILLFEIISSDLDLNTINSNPFLLGFLVGVTGMSVLGLDPTDVTDLTSEASEANGSIQDLMSEVAQNPLVQNILTNTDLVQEILLSNPQMQQLAEQNPEINHILRNPDFIREMIEVSSSPAMLQEIIRNHDRALSNLESTPGGYSALQQLYSEIEEPMMNAVQAQFGSNPSASWENNPPLGGASPPARMENRDPLPNPWATWTNRAGDIGNNHGSNRTSHSTGHSFIVLNFGPGAGPGFANTGRIQSMVQQLTGNPEFMQNMECVLSNPNGPAQMLLNNTHLSNDGRSRPQGERTHQVPPELESTEIAPLLTSPRAMQALLQIQLGLQMLSAEVPDFILGLGDRDVELELESMEGSVPSSESEEDVSLASEKDDPESEECMDQQMPDIRFERQMEQLGTMGFQDREANLQALIDTEGEINAAIEMLTKSQPSSKIL from the coding sequence ATGTCCGAAAACCGACGAGCCCCCGGCGCCAACCAGGCAGCCATCACCGCCGAGTCTGGCGGCATCCTCAAGGTGACGGTGAAGACCCTCAAGCAGAAGGAGCAGTTTGAGGTAGCAGAGAGCAGCACCATCCGGGCGTTTAAGGAGGAGGTCGCCAAGCGCTTCAAGACTCCCTCTGACCTGCTGGTGCTAATATTTGCTGGGAAGATCCTAAAGGATCAGGACACACTGATCCAGCATGGGGTCCGGAGTGGATTCAGCATCCACCTTGTCATCCGGTCCCAAAAGAGGCCCCAGGACCACCCGACTGAGCCGACAAACACTGCCACCCCACCCATGCCGTCCACAAACAGCAGCGCTTCTAACCTGCTTGCCTGTGGGCAGTGCCCGGCTCTGCAGCACCTGGGCCTGAGCTACTCCAATGTGTCCGAGCTGCAGGGGCGCTTAGAAGAGCTGGTGGCCTCCAGCCAGGAGTCAGTGGCCCAGATCATGGAAATCCTCTTGTTTGAGATCATCAGTTCGGACCTGGATCTGAACACCATCAACAGCAACCCATTCCTCTTGGGCTTCCTTGTCGGGGTGACAGGCATGAGCGTGCTGGGTCTGGACCCAACCGACGTGACGGATTTAACGAGCGAGGCCTCAGAGGCCAATGGTTCCATCCAGGACTTGATGAGCGAGGTGGCACAGAATCCCTTGGTGCAGAATATCCTCACCAACACGGACCTGGTCCAGGAGATCCTTCTCTCCAACCCGCAGATGCAGCAGCTGGCTGAGCAAAACCCCGAGATTAATCACATTCTCCGCAACCCAGATTTCATCCGGGAAATGATTGAGGTCTCCAGCAGCCCGGCAATGCTGCAAGAAATTATCAGGAACCACGACCGAGCCTTGAGCAACCTGGAGAGCACCCCGGGTGGATACAGTGCCCTGCAGCAGCTGTACAGCGAGATAGAGGAACCGATGATGAATGCTGTGCAAGCCCAGTTTGGGAGCAACCCATCTGCATCATGGGAGAATAACCCACCCTTGGGTGGGGCCAGTCCACCAGCCCGCATGGAAAACAGAGACCCTTTACCAAACCCTTGGGCCACTTGGACGAATAGGGCCGGTGATATTGGGAATAACCATGGTAGCAATCGTACCAGCCATAGCACAGGGCACAGCTTTATTGTACTAAATTTTGGGCCTGGAGCAGGCCCTGGGTTTGCCAACACAGGAAGAATTCAGAGTATGGTTCAGCAGCTAACAGGAAACCCAGAGTTCATGCAGAACATGGAGTGTGTGTTGTCCAATCCCAACGGCCCAGCACAGATGCTGCTGAATAATACCCACCTCTCCAATGATGGGCGTTCTCGGCCTCAAGGCGAAAGGACACACCAGGTAcccccagagctggagagcacTGAAATCGCCCCCTTACTGACCAGCCCTAGAGCCATGCAGGCTTTGTTACAGATCCAACTGGGCTTGCAGATGCTCTCAGCTGAGGTCCCAGATTTTATCCTAGGGCTGGGGGACCGGGACGTGGAACTGGAGCTGGAAAGCATGGAAGGGTCCGTGCCCAGCAGCGAGTCCGAGGAGGATGTCAGTCTAGCATCAGAAAAGGATGACCCTGAAAGCGAAGAGTGCATGGATCAGCAGATGCCAGATATCAGATTTGAGCGACAAATGGAGCAGCTCGGAACAATGGGCTTCCAGGACCGGGAAGCGAATTTACAGGCTCTGATCGACACAGAAGGGGAAATCAATGCAGCCATTGAGATGCTAACAAAGTCCCAGCCATCAAGCAAGATATTGTAA
- the LOC119843772 gene encoding LOW QUALITY PROTEIN: ubiquilin-1-like (The sequence of the model RefSeq protein was modified relative to this genomic sequence to represent the inferred CDS: inserted 2 bases in 1 codon; substituted 1 base at 1 genomic stop codon) has translation METHESSEMSELGLYRSGGEGVTLTARAGGEPGHRDNAPVTAPANPRIIRVTVKTPQVKEEFVVSENSTIKQFKEEISKHFNCQTSQLVLVFVGRILKDQDTLRQRGIQDGITVHLVIRTQKRPQDNPLPHVYVARNVAPPPAPSGITPAHSSAFDPSMWGLGVNVSSTELQSPMQLLASSEMMARKVENPFIQSMLSNPDFMRQLIMAHPQMQQLAQQIPEISRILNNADIMREMLDIVRNPEMMQEMRSQDRALSNLENIPGGDNALRCAFAEPQEPVLSAAQEQFGNLPFAMLVRNPSLEGVGGQPSCIAHRDLLAPPSVSQSATSVCTNSTCGDLDSGVTNPHGGSSSVPRLFTAGGIQSLVQQITENPQLIVNLCASYTKCMMLSLIQNAQLAAQPSFSAESPQHQEAVTQQLPNVFQQIQNPEMLVAMSNPKAMQAWLQIEQGLQTLAAEAPVLLPWFTLRLWGLGNSGSSVSAKGPSPAPSEISHLAPAASEPGHQHLNMLRMLKVLPGTNPQHLQAPEIKFQEELEXLESMGSLNRDGNXDIATGEDISTTVGR, from the exons ATGGAAACACATGAAAGCTCTGAAATGTCTGAGCTGGGGTTGTAtagaagtgggggggagggcgtAACTCTAActgccagggcaggaggggagccGGGGCACAGAGATAACGCTCCTGTGACTGCAC CCGCCAACCCCCGCATCATCCGAGTCACGGTGAAAACCCCTCAGGTGAAGGAGGAGTTTGTGGTGTCGGAGAACAGCACCATCAAGCAGTTCAAGGAggagatctccaagcacttcaaCTGCCAGACCAGCCAGCTGGTGTTGGTGTTTGTTGGGAGGATTTTGAAAGACCAGGACACGCTCAGGCAGCGGGGGATCCAGGATGGGATCACTGTCCACCTTGTCATCAGGACTCAGAAGAGACCCCAGGACAATCCGCTTCCTCACGTGTACGTGGCCAGGAACGTTGCTCCCCCCCCAGCGCCGTCCGGCATCACCCCCGCCCACAGCAGCGCCTTCGATCCAAGCATGTGGGGCCTGGGTGTGAACGTCTCCAGCACGGAACTGCAGAGCCCAATGCAGCTTCTGGCCAGCTCCGAGATGATGGCCCGGAAGGTGGAGAACCCGTTTATCCAGAGCATGCTTTCCAACCCCGACTTTATGAGGCAGCTGATCATGGCCCACCCGCAGATGCAGCAGCTAGCCCAACAAATCCCAGAGATCAGCCGCATTCTCAACAATGCAGACATCATGAGGGAGATGCTGGACATTGTTCGGAACCCAGAAATGATGCAGGAGATGAGGAGTCAAGACCGAGCCTTGAGCAACCTGGAAAACATCCCAGGCGGGGACAATGCCCTGCGGTGCGCCTTTGCCGAGCCCCAGGAACCAGTGCTGAGTGCCGCCCAGGAGCAGTTTGGAAACCTTCCCTTTGCTATGCTGGTGAGGAATCCCTCCTTGGAGGGTGTGGGCGGCCAGCCGTCTTGCATAGCTCACAGAGACCTGTTGGCTCCTCCCTCCGTCTCCCAGAGCGCCACTAGCGTCTGCACCAACAGCACCTGCGGGGACCTGGACAGTGGGGTCACCAACCCTCACGGGGGGAGCTCTTCTGTGCCCAGACTGTTCACTGCAGGGGGGATTCAGAGCCTGGTGCAGCAGATCACCGAGAACCCCCAGCTGATCGTGAACCTGTGCGCGTCCTACACCAAGTGCATGATGCTGTCGCTGATACAGAACGCTCAGCTGGCAGCGCAGCCCAGCTTCTCGGCCGAGAGCCCCCAGCACCAAGAAGCAGTGACCCAGCAGCTGCCCAATGTCTTTCAGCAGATCCAGAACCCTGAGATGTTGGTGGCCATGTCCAACCCGAAAGCCATGCAAGCTTGGCTGCAGATTGAGCAGGGGCTGCAGACCCTGGCAGCAGAGGCCCCTGTCCTTCTGCCGTGGTTTACCCTCCGCTTGTGGGGACTGGGAAATTCTGGGAGCTCTGTAAGTGCAaaaggccccagccctgcacccagtgAAATATCACACCTAGCGCCGGCGGCGTCTGAGCCGGGACACCAACATCTAAACATGCTGCGGATGCTGAAAGTTCTTCCTGGAACGAATCCTCAGCACTTACAAGCACCAGAAATCAAATTTCAGGAAGAACTGGAGTAGCTGGAATCAATGGGCTCCTTGAACCGTGACGGGAA GGACATAGCAACCGGAGAAGATATCAGCACAACCGTGGGAAGATAG